The following coding sequences lie in one Maledivibacter sp. genomic window:
- a CDS encoding zinc ribbon domain-containing protein yields the protein MNSNLCQSCGMPLNDEKLMGNNGDGTKNKDYCTYCFKDGDFTGDATMEEMIEICVPHMIKQGFEEKKAREMMNNLFPNLKRWSK from the coding sequence ATGAATAGTAATTTGTGTCAAAGCTGTGGTATGCCATTAAATGATGAAAAGTTAATGGGGAATAATGGAGATGGTACTAAGAATAAGGATTACTGTACCTATTGCTTTAAGGATGGTGATTTTACAGGTGATGCTACAATGGAGGAAATGATAGAAATTTGTGTTCCCCATATGATTAAACAAGGCTTTGAAGAAAAAAAGGCTAGAGAAATGATGAATAATCTTTTCCCAAATTTAAAGAGGTGGTCTAAATAA